One genomic segment of Vagococcus intermedius includes these proteins:
- the rpoE gene encoding DNA-directed RNA polymerase subunit delta → MEIKVFEGVNKNELSMIEVAHAILSQRGDVMEFSDLVNQIQNYLGKADSDIRENLPQFYTDLNIDGSFISLGENRWGLRSWYPIDSIDEEVSHLGEDEDEDTPRRKKRKKVNAFLDMNDENAIDYNDDDPEDADLVDDEDPDYIEEEEEEEEEIAEYNKDLSEIGAEDINDEEEVPEGVEDELTIIDEDDLDYDEDDEDSEE, encoded by the coding sequence TTGGAAATAAAAGTTTTTGAAGGTGTTAATAAAAACGAACTATCAATGATTGAAGTTGCTCATGCGATTTTATCGCAACGTGGCGATGTTATGGAGTTTTCTGACTTAGTCAATCAAATTCAAAATTACTTAGGTAAAGCGGATAGTGATATTCGTGAAAACTTACCTCAATTTTATACAGATTTAAATATTGATGGTAGTTTTATTTCTTTAGGAGAAAACCGTTGGGGCTTACGCTCTTGGTATCCAATTGATTCAATCGATGAAGAAGTATCACATCTTGGTGAAGATGAGGATGAAGATACGCCACGTCGTAAGAAACGTAAAAAAGTGAATGCTTTCTTAGACATGAACGATGAAAATGCGATTGATTACAATGACGATGATCCAGAAGATGCAGATTTAGTCGATGATGAAGATCCAGACTATATCGAAGAAGAAGAAGAAGAAGAAGAAGAAATTGCTGAATACAACAAAGATTTATCAGAAATTGGTGCTGAAGACATTAATGATGAAGAAGAAGTTCCAGAAGGTGTGGAAGACGAATTAACAATCATTGATGAAGATGACCTTGATTATGATGAAGACGATGAGGATTCAGAAGAATAG
- a CDS encoding ComE operon protein 2 encodes MTFERIPWDQYFMAQSVLLSLRSTCSRLAVGATIVRDSRIIAGGYNGSVSGDSHCIDEGCYVVNNHCVRTIHAEMNAILQCAKFGVPTEGAEIYVTHFPCLQCTKMILQAGINKIHYLTDYRNDEYALKLIEQAGVTVDKVTLSQKYFADIQLGNEAIAKNFNDELFTKD; translated from the coding sequence GTGACATTTGAAAGAATTCCTTGGGATCAATATTTTATGGCACAAAGTGTGCTACTTTCGTTGAGAAGTACTTGTTCAAGATTAGCAGTTGGAGCAACAATTGTTCGCGATAGTCGTATTATTGCTGGTGGATACAATGGATCAGTTAGTGGAGATAGTCACTGTATTGATGAGGGATGCTATGTAGTGAACAATCATTGTGTGAGAACCATTCATGCTGAGATGAATGCTATTTTACAGTGTGCCAAGTTTGGTGTCCCAACGGAAGGGGCAGAAATTTATGTGACACACTTCCCTTGTTTACAATGTACAAAAATGATTTTACAGGCAGGCATTAATAAAATACATTATCTAACTGACTATCGGAATGATGAATACGCTTTAAAATTAATCGAGCAAGCGGGTGTGACAGTCGATAAAGTAACACTTTCGCAAAAATATTTTGCTGATATCCAACTTGGTAATGAGGCTATTGCCAAAAATTTTAATGATGAATTATTTACGAAAGATTAA
- a CDS encoding helix-hairpin-helix domain-containing protein, which produces MLLIKKYLLSHIKLILIVSGFVMIVGIIGVQVWTNEGEPRDKVSDSKSNTSLSEIKNEPNESSVEVMEKDPKTINLESVKQVDQNGTKKEEINSINYADIKGAVNKPGMYQIKQNERIIELVELAGGFTKEADPDQLNFARIVEDQAVVYVPKSGEEIPEEYHYLEPPLSDSKTKDEMIIGNETSQNEGINLNEADLMMLQSLSGIGPKKAEAIIAYREEHGSFQSIDELKNISGIGAETVEKLKASIHI; this is translated from the coding sequence ATGTTACTTATCAAAAAGTATCTCTTATCTCACATTAAATTAATTTTAATTGTGAGTGGATTTGTGATGATAGTAGGTATAATTGGAGTGCAAGTATGGACCAATGAGGGGGAGCCAAGAGATAAAGTATCAGATAGTAAAAGTAACACGAGTCTATCTGAGATTAAGAATGAGCCGAATGAATCATCTGTTGAGGTTATGGAAAAAGATCCTAAAACAATTAATTTGGAGTCAGTCAAACAAGTAGATCAAAATGGAACAAAGAAGGAAGAAATTAATAGTATTAATTATGCAGATATAAAAGGTGCTGTGAATAAACCGGGAATGTATCAAATTAAACAAAATGAGAGGATTATAGAGTTAGTAGAGTTGGCAGGTGGTTTCACAAAAGAGGCAGATCCAGATCAACTTAATTTTGCAAGGATAGTTGAAGACCAAGCCGTTGTCTATGTTCCAAAGTCAGGTGAGGAAATTCCTGAGGAGTATCACTATCTAGAGCCTCCCTTATCTGATAGTAAAACTAAAGATGAGATGATAATAGGAAATGAGACAAGTCAGAACGAAGGCATTAATCTGAATGAAGCAGATTTAATGATGTTGCAGAGTTTATCAGGTATAGGACCTAAAAAAGCAGAAGCTATTATTGCTTATCGAGAAGAACATGGTTCTTTTCAGTCAATTGATGAGTTGAAAAATATATCAGGGATTGGGGCTGAGACGGTCGAAAAGTTAAAAGCAAGTATTCATATTTAA
- a CDS encoding DUF1934 domain-containing protein: protein MKNGIKVNVHLKTTITVNGEEEVHVFDVPGQVVKMAETLYLRYEEQYELETGESLKIPVTVKFEENGVVHLTRAAEQRVKMSFDLTKSQSTNYRTPYGMMLIDVVTIKAHLVLQDKPIAGEAIIDYQLKAGTEKLGDYQLDLRFAE, encoded by the coding sequence ATGAAGAATGGAATAAAGGTAAACGTGCACTTAAAAACAACCATTACGGTAAATGGTGAGGAAGAAGTTCATGTTTTTGATGTCCCTGGTCAAGTAGTTAAGATGGCTGAGACCTTATATCTACGTTATGAGGAACAATATGAACTAGAAACAGGGGAAAGTTTAAAAATTCCTGTGACTGTGAAGTTTGAAGAAAATGGTGTGGTGCATCTGACCCGGGCAGCTGAACAACGCGTTAAAATGAGTTTTGATTTAACTAAATCCCAGTCGACTAACTACCGTACACCATATGGTATGATGCTGATTGATGTTGTGACGATCAAAGCGCATTTGGTTTTACAAGATAAGCCGATTGCAGGTGAGGCAATTATTGATTATCAGTTAAAAGCAGGAACAGAAAAATTAGGAGATTATCAATTGGATTTACGTTTTGCTGAGTAA
- a CDS encoding DNA internalization-related competence protein ComEC/Rec2, translating to MNYLRKIKQLKSIEGYIIFATLGVICTDLIIVTENWLSLGLFLLFTRRLIKSRQLVLIMSCFFIMGVCSILFLWQVSTNRDASLSDDLLNQPLVLRINPTKIKVNGDVMQAVGKSTLNNQTYQVRYRIKSADTKKKIGEIDKYLIIKGVFNINEPNFKRNRGAFDYKKYLRQQNIRKIADLQKVQTLQVDIGHNPWEYLSLLRVKIKRYITKNFGVTTASYMKSLILGVKDDDFQKVKGVLSQLGIMHFFSISGFHIFFFLSGLHYIYLRLGGIKNYLLVIDTIFLGTFAILTGFSTSVLRSTLYIWLLTCNKQLGNRLTKLDCWSLTLISCFVINPFLLLQAGGQLSFALTFFILFLQPIVGGLKNRIWRGCYFSLVISIFSIPIIAYNFFEWHLLSLVLTLMLIPIFSWFLMPAIVVMLCLCPIISIGFWNDFVESILNKFDEILAWLSINSPGHFVTGQLPISVFILCLMLIMYWLAVSHKTKYSCYLVLLLILIIPSSFKYINPVGAAMFVDVGQGDGFLLKLPFNKGAMMIDVGGQRKYKKEPWQEKIMTHSKADYGVVPLLKSFGITQLDQIFITHGHEDHFGDLEKINDCVTIKKVTFADGSEQSSNFKEQLKNISHQGTQIERTLASNSWLINKHLVTSLYPFKRGDGGNNNSLVLTFTIKDKKFLMTGDLEKEGESELLAHSNNLKADILKVGHHGSKTSTSELFLEAVSPTEAIISCGVNNTFGHPHEIVLQRLIKKNLTIYRTDQQGMVYYQWYPWSRELKEGETMMESD from the coding sequence ATGAATTATTTACGAAAGATTAAACAATTAAAATCAATTGAAGGCTATATTATCTTTGCTACATTAGGTGTTATTTGTACTGATTTGATCATTGTGACGGAAAATTGGCTTAGTCTGGGTCTTTTTTTACTATTTACAAGACGCTTAATAAAATCAAGACAGCTCGTGCTAATTATGAGCTGTTTTTTTATCATGGGAGTCTGTAGCATCCTTTTTTTATGGCAAGTGTCCACTAATAGAGATGCAAGCTTATCTGATGACTTACTAAATCAACCACTAGTTTTAAGAATTAATCCTACAAAAATAAAAGTTAATGGTGACGTGATGCAAGCAGTAGGCAAATCTACTTTAAATAATCAAACTTATCAAGTAAGATACCGAATTAAGTCGGCAGATACCAAGAAAAAAATAGGAGAAATAGATAAGTATCTAATCATTAAAGGGGTCTTTAATATAAATGAACCTAATTTCAAGCGTAATAGAGGTGCATTTGATTATAAAAAATATTTAAGACAACAAAATATAAGGAAGATAGCAGACTTACAAAAAGTTCAAACACTACAGGTAGATATTGGGCATAATCCTTGGGAATATTTGTCACTTCTTAGAGTGAAAATTAAGCGATATATAACTAAAAATTTTGGAGTAACCACAGCTTCCTATATGAAAAGTCTTATATTGGGCGTTAAAGACGATGATTTTCAAAAAGTTAAAGGTGTCTTAAGTCAATTAGGAATTATGCATTTTTTTAGTATATCAGGTTTTCATATCTTCTTCTTTTTAAGTGGCCTACATTACATCTACTTACGTTTAGGAGGAATTAAAAATTATTTATTAGTAATAGATACTATTTTTTTAGGTACATTCGCTATTTTAACAGGTTTTTCAACGAGTGTTTTACGTAGTACGTTATATATTTGGCTGTTGACCTGTAATAAACAATTAGGCAATAGATTGACAAAGTTAGATTGTTGGTCCTTAACATTAATAAGTTGTTTTGTGATTAACCCGTTTTTATTACTACAAGCAGGTGGACAATTATCTTTTGCCTTGACTTTTTTTATTTTATTTTTACAGCCTATCGTGGGTGGTTTAAAAAACAGGATTTGGAGAGGCTGTTATTTTTCTTTAGTAATTTCAATTTTTTCAATTCCGATTATTGCTTATAACTTTTTTGAATGGCACTTGCTTTCTTTAGTGTTAACTTTGATGTTAATTCCTATTTTTAGTTGGTTTTTAATGCCTGCAATAGTGGTTATGTTATGTCTATGTCCAATTATTTCTATAGGATTTTGGAATGATTTTGTTGAGAGTATATTAAATAAATTTGATGAGATATTAGCTTGGTTATCAATTAACAGCCCAGGCCATTTTGTCACAGGGCAGTTGCCAATTAGTGTATTTATCTTATGTTTGATGCTGATAATGTATTGGTTAGCAGTGTCGCATAAGACAAAATATAGTTGCTATCTTGTTTTGTTATTGATTTTAATTATACCGTCTTCTTTTAAATACATTAATCCTGTAGGGGCAGCCATGTTTGTTGATGTTGGACAGGGAGATGGTTTTTTATTGAAACTCCCTTTTAATAAAGGGGCGATGATGATTGATGTTGGCGGTCAGAGAAAGTATAAAAAAGAGCCTTGGCAAGAAAAAATAATGACGCACTCAAAAGCGGATTATGGTGTAGTGCCACTCTTAAAAAGTTTTGGGATTACACAGTTAGATCAGATTTTTATTACCCATGGACACGAAGATCATTTTGGTGATTTAGAAAAAATAAATGACTGTGTGACAATAAAAAAAGTTACTTTTGCAGATGGCTCAGAGCAATCTTCTAATTTTAAAGAGCAGTTGAAAAACATAAGTCATCAAGGAACGCAAATAGAGCGAACGTTAGCGTCTAACAGTTGGTTGATCAATAAACATTTAGTAACTAGTTTATATCCCTTTAAAAGAGGGGATGGTGGCAACAATAACTCTCTAGTCTTAACCTTTACGATAAAAGATAAAAAGTTTTTAATGACAGGAGATTTAGAAAAAGAAGGAGAGTCAGAACTATTAGCCCATTCAAACAATTTGAAAGCTGATATTTTGAAAGTGGGCCATCATGGTAGTAAAACGTCAACAAGCGAGTTGTTTTTAGAAGCGGTGTCACCAACAGAAGCCATTATTTCATGTGGAGTTAATAATACTTTTGGGCACCCTCATGAGATTGTTTTACAACGACTAATCAAAAAAAATCTGACTATCTACCGAACTGATCAACAAGGGATGGTGTATTATCAATGGTACCCTTGGTCTCGGGAGTTAAAAGAAGGTGAAACAATGATGGAATCAGACTAG